The following coding sequences are from one Formosa haliotis window:
- a CDS encoding ABC transporter permease, whose amino-acid sequence MILYLRLFKESFSFAINALRNNKLRTFLSLLGVTIGIFSIIAVLAAVDSLDQSIKSQLAGLDKNTIYLTKFSFGPTDVPRWQRDNFPQTENDDYEFVKRNIPNIKSSAYVIFGNSETIKYQDNTITNVNVTPVSYGIYDVEDLKIGKGRFYSESESSTGAAVVVIGAELAENLFESEDPIGKQVRLYGRKVTVIGVLKKIGTSLFDTPDEKAFVPSNFVRQFTNGGTGGIPGAVIIKPEAGVDIDAFEQTLKQKFRAYRGLKADEPDNFFVNKLSGMTDAIDNIIGVLNLAGWIISGFSLLVGGFGIANIMFVSVKERTNLIGIQKSLGAKNRFILFQFLFEAIILAVIGGLIGLTLVWIVAMIASQVVEDFEFVLSFWNMFIGFSLSTLIGLISGVLPAISASKLDPVEAIRTGM is encoded by the coding sequence ATGATCTTATATTTAAGACTTTTTAAAGAAAGTTTTTCGTTTGCAATCAATGCATTACGTAATAATAAATTGCGAACTTTTTTATCGCTATTAGGGGTTACCATTGGTATCTTTTCTATTATAGCGGTACTTGCAGCGGTCGATTCTTTAGATCAGAGCATAAAGAGTCAGTTAGCAGGCTTAGACAAAAACACCATTTACTTAACCAAGTTTTCTTTTGGACCTACCGATGTGCCTAGGTGGCAACGCGATAATTTTCCGCAGACAGAAAATGACGATTATGAATTTGTAAAGCGAAATATTCCAAATATTAAGTCGAGTGCCTATGTTATTTTTGGAAATTCGGAAACCATAAAATATCAAGATAATACCATTACTAACGTAAATGTCACGCCGGTATCTTATGGAATTTACGATGTTGAAGATTTGAAAATAGGGAAGGGTCGATTTTATTCTGAATCTGAATCGTCTACTGGGGCGGCAGTTGTGGTGATAGGAGCAGAGTTGGCCGAAAATTTATTCGAGTCCGAAGATCCTATTGGTAAGCAAGTGCGTTTATATGGTAGAAAGGTTACCGTAATAGGGGTGCTTAAAAAGATAGGAACATCGCTGTTTGATACGCCCGATGAAAAAGCTTTTGTACCATCAAATTTTGTGAGACAGTTTACAAACGGCGGTACAGGAGGAATTCCTGGAGCTGTGATTATTAAGCCTGAAGCAGGTGTAGATATTGATGCGTTTGAGCAGACCTTAAAACAAAAGTTTAGAGCTTATCGCGGATTAAAAGCTGATGAACCCGATAATTTTTTCGTAAATAAACTGTCGGGAATGACAGATGCTATAGATAATATTATAGGTGTTCTTAATTTAGCTGGGTGGATTATTAGCGGATTTTCACTGCTTGTTGGAGGTTTTGGTATTGCTAATATTATGTTTGTTAGTGTAAAAGAACGTACAAACTTAATTGGTATTCAAAAATCGCTTGGTGCGAAAAATCGCTTTATATTATTTCAGTTTTTATTCGAGGCTATAATTTTAGCGGTTATTGGAGGGTTAATCGGCCTGACACTCGTTTGGATAGTCGCCATGATAGCATCGCAAGTTGTGGAAGATTTTGAGTTTGTATTATCGTTTTGGAACATGTTTATCGGGTTCTCCCTTTCAACATTAATCGGATTAATTTCAGGGGTATTGCCAGCGATATCGGCTTCGAAATTAGATCCGGTAGAAGCTATTAGAACCGGAATGTAG
- a CDS encoding GAF domain-containing protein: MPLTTLKPQVETILSNSKNTVDDRLLAVCELLEAQVPYYNWVGFYFKNGDKNELKLGPYVGAPTDHTIIPFGKGICGQVAVSNKNFVVPDVTAQDNYIACSITVKAEIVIPIFVNGENIGQIDIDSNTPDPFTEADERFLEFVCAKVSEIL, from the coding sequence ATGCCTTTAACAACTTTAAAACCACAAGTAGAAACTATTCTTTCTAATTCTAAAAATACAGTAGACGATCGTCTTTTGGCCGTTTGCGAATTATTAGAAGCACAAGTACCTTATTATAATTGGGTGGGATTTTATTTTAAAAACGGAGATAAAAACGAACTAAAACTAGGTCCGTATGTGGGCGCCCCAACAGATCATACAATTATCCCGTTCGGAAAAGGAATTTGTGGGCAAGTTGCTGTAAGTAATAAAAATTTCGTTGTTCCAGATGTTACTGCTCAAGACAACTATATTGCCTGTAGCATTACCGTTAAGGCAGAAATTGTTATTCCTATTTTTGTTAACGGCGAAAATATAGGACAAATAGACATCGACTCGAACACCCCAGACCCATTTACTGAAGCCGACGAGCGTTTTCTAGAATTTGTTTGCGCTAAAGTTTCGGAAATACTTTAA
- the xrtF gene encoding exosortase family protein XrtF: MKTLFQTYKPVIRFILTFLVVYFVLAFAYKWYLEYSKTSAYQPDYITYHVANQSQILLNAMGFESDIALHQGEPWVRLLLNGTYIVRIIEGCNAVSVIILFIAFIVAFASGLKKTILYIIAGSVLIYVANVLRIAILTIGLYKYPQFEHILHGVVFPLLIYGMVFLLWVVWVNYFVKQKKKHEKPATL; the protein is encoded by the coding sequence TTGAAGACATTATTCCAGACATACAAGCCCGTAATCCGGTTTATCTTAACCTTTCTAGTGGTGTATTTTGTTTTGGCCTTTGCGTATAAATGGTATCTGGAGTACTCTAAAACTTCTGCCTACCAGCCAGATTATATTACGTACCATGTGGCAAATCAATCGCAAATACTTTTAAATGCTATGGGGTTCGAGTCGGATATTGCTTTACACCAAGGGGAGCCTTGGGTGCGCTTGCTTTTAAATGGAACGTATATAGTTAGAATAATAGAAGGTTGTAATGCAGTAAGTGTTATTATATTATTTATTGCTTTTATTGTGGCCTTTGCTTCGGGCTTAAAAAAAACAATACTCTATATTATCGCTGGATCGGTTTTAATTTATGTAGCAAATGTATTGCGTATTGCGATATTGACTATAGGGCTGTACAAATACCCACAATTTGAACATATTTTGCATGGTGTTGTTTTTCCGTTACTCATTTACGGCATGGTATTTTTGTTGTGGGTAGTATGGGTTAATTATTTTGTGAAACAAAAAAAGAAACATGAGAAACCTGCTACGTTATAG
- a CDS encoding exosortase F system-associated membrane protein gives MRNLLRYSLILILVFGLILIRGFEAHLFYDPFLDFFKNDYLYLDAPKFDVFKLIGSTSLRYLLNSVLSLGIIYLVFRNKGAVKFSALIFGLAYLILISVFVFLVLHAKKENYYILFNIRRFLIQPILLLLLLPAFYYQKARSVM, from the coding sequence ATGAGAAACCTGCTACGTTATAGTCTTATTCTTATTTTGGTTTTCGGGTTGATTTTAATTCGAGGTTTTGAAGCACATTTGTTTTATGATCCATTTTTAGATTTTTTTAAAAATGATTATTTGTATCTAGATGCCCCTAAGTTTGATGTTTTTAAATTAATCGGTTCTACTTCGCTTCGGTACTTATTAAACTCTGTATTGTCTTTGGGTATTATTTATTTAGTATTCAGAAATAAAGGCGCTGTTAAATTTTCCGCGTTAATTTTCGGGCTTGCTTACCTTATTTTAATAAGTGTATTTGTTTTCTTGGTTTTACATGCGAAAAAGGAAAATTATTATATTCTCTTTAATATACGCAGGTTTTTAATTCAACCTATACTTCTGCTATTGCTTTTACCAGCGTTTTATTATCAGAAGGCAAGAAGTGTTATGTAA
- a CDS encoding fibronectin type III domain-containing protein, whose product MKYFHLLFFMFSFCGMYSQNLHNQSNAASITNEANTTTGWVGAGNITSSSNNPHSGNFSLSVSRTGVNGRDAGYTFNAVIGQIYTISIWARLGDSNFQPAFANWVGLNGFNTTLINSNNWTEYTWTVTATNSNPQIRVYAAPYSGGQIGNEVLLDNVNIQLLDETPPSIPAGLVSSNITSNSLDLSWSVSTDNVGVTDYEVFMDGISQGLSSGLLTQSITGLSPNTSYSFTVLAVDGSGNRSGQSTGLTVTTLELLDEVPPSIPTGLVSSNITSNSLDLSWSASTDNVGVTDYEVFMDGISQGLSSGLLTQSITGLSPNTSYSFTVLAVDGSGNRSGQSTGLTVATLELLDETPPSIPIGLVSSNITSNSLDLSWSASTDNVGVTDYEVFMDGISQGLSGGLLTQSITGLSPNTSYSFTVLAVDGSGNRSGQSTGLTVATLELLDETPPSIPTGLVSSNITSNSLDLIWSASTDNVGVTDYEVFMDGISQGLSSGLLTQSITGLSPNTSYSFTVLAVDGSGNRSGQSTGLTVATLELLDETPPSIPIGLVSSNITSNSLDLSWSASTDNVGVTDYEVFMDGISQGLSGGLLTQSITGLSPNTSYSFTVLAVDGSGNRSGQSTGLTVATLELLDETPPSIPTGLVSSNITSNSLDLIWTASTDNVGVTDYEVFMDGISQGLSGGLLTQSITGLSPNTSYSFTVLAVDGSGNRSGQSTGLTVMTLGNEINYTNLNANLSTVDWVARNLFSAGNIGIGTENTEGYRLAVAGNVVAEEIKVALQTSWPDYVFERTYNLPTLEEVYRHIKEKGHLINVPSASEVAKRGIRLGEMNAVLLEKIEELTLYILQQEKRISKLERALKTSGKK is encoded by the coding sequence ATGAAATATTTTCATCTTTTATTTTTTATGTTTTCATTCTGCGGAATGTATTCACAGAATTTGCATAATCAGTCTAATGCTGCGTCAATAACAAATGAGGCGAATACTACTACAGGTTGGGTTGGTGCCGGGAATATAACGTCTAGCTCAAATAACCCTCATTCTGGAAATTTTTCTTTAAGTGTTAGTAGAACTGGAGTAAATGGAAGAGATGCTGGATATACTTTTAATGCAGTTATTGGACAAATTTATACAATTAGTATTTGGGCAAGATTAGGAGATTCTAATTTTCAACCAGCATTTGCAAATTGGGTTGGGTTAAATGGTTTTAATACAACTCTTATTAATAGTAATAATTGGACAGAGTATACCTGGACTGTAACGGCTACAAATAGTAATCCTCAAATTAGAGTCTATGCAGCACCTTATTCAGGAGGGCAAATTGGAAATGAGGTGTTACTAGATAATGTTAATATACAATTATTAGATGAAACCCCTCCAAGTATACCAGCAGGATTAGTTTCGAGTAATATAACTTCCAATAGTTTAGATTTAAGTTGGTCAGTTTCCACAGATAATGTAGGAGTTACAGATTATGAGGTGTTTATGGACGGGATTAGTCAAGGCTTAAGTAGTGGATTATTAACACAGTCCATAACGGGATTATCCCCAAACACTTCATACAGTTTTACTGTTTTGGCTGTAGATGGATCAGGAAATCGGTCAGGACAGAGTACAGGGTTAACAGTGACGACGTTAGAGTTATTAGATGAGGTCCCGCCAAGTATACCAACCGGATTAGTCTCGAGTAATATAACTTCCAATAGTTTAGATTTAAGTTGGTCAGCTTCCACAGATAATGTAGGAGTTACAGATTATGAGGTGTTTATGGACGGGATTAGTCAAGGCTTAAGTAGTGGATTATTAACACAGTCCATAACGGGATTATCCCCAAACACTTCATACAGTTTTACTGTTTTGGCTGTAGACGGATCAGGAAATCGGTCAGGACAGAGTACAGGGTTAACAGTGGCAACGTTAGAGTTATTAGATGAGACCCCTCCAAGTATACCAATAGGATTAGTCTCGAGTAATATAACTTCCAATAGTTTAGATTTAAGTTGGTCAGCTTCCACAGATAATGTAGGAGTTACAGATTATGAGGTGTTTATGGACGGGATTAGTCAAGGCTTAAGTGGTGGATTATTAACACAGTCCATAACGGGATTATCCCCAAACACTTCATACAGTTTTACTGTTTTGGCTGTAGACGGATCAGGAAATCGGTCAGGACAGAGTACAGGGTTAACAGTGGCAACGTTAGAGTTATTAGATGAGACCCCTCCAAGTATACCAACCGGATTAGTCTCGAGTAATATAACTTCCAATAGTTTAGATTTAATTTGGTCAGCTTCCACAGATAATGTAGGAGTTACAGATTATGAGGTGTTTATGGACGGGATTAGTCAAGGCTTAAGTAGTGGATTATTAACACAGTCCATAACGGGATTATCCCCAAACACTTCATACAGTTTTACTGTTTTGGCTGTAGACGGATCAGGAAATCGGTCAGGACAGAGTACAGGGTTAACAGTGGCAACGTTAGAGTTATTAGATGAGACCCCTCCAAGTATACCAATAGGATTAGTCTCGAGTAATATAACTTCCAATAGTTTAGATTTAAGTTGGTCAGCTTCCACAGATAATGTAGGAGTTACAGATTATGAGGTGTTTATGGACGGGATTAGTCAAGGCTTAAGTGGTGGATTATTAACACAGTCCATAACGGGATTATCCCCAAACACTTCATACAGTTTTACTGTTTTGGCTGTAGACGGATCAGGAAATCGGTCAGGACAGAGTACAGGGTTAACAGTGGCGACGTTAGAGTTATTAGATGAGACCCCTCCAAGTATACCAACCGGATTAGTCTCGAGTAATATAACTTCCAATAGTTTAGATTTAATTTGGACTGCATCAACTGATAATGTAGGAGTTACAGATTATGAGGTGTTTATGGACGGGATTAGTCAAGGCTTAAGTGGTGGATTATTAACACAGTCCATAACGGGATTATCCCCAAACACTTCATACAGTTTTACTGTTTTGGCTGTAGACGGATCAGGAAATCGGTCAGGACAGAGTACAGGGTTAACAGTGATGACGTTAGGAAATGAAATAAACTATACCAATTTGAATGCAAATCTATCGACGGTAGATTGGGTGGCTCGTAATTTGTTTTCTGCAGGAAATATTGGAATTGGTACAGAGAATACTGAGGGTTATAGGTTAGCCGTTGCAGGTAATGTAGTTGCAGAAGAGATAAAAGTGGCTCTGCAAACATCTTGGCCAGATTATGTTTTTGAAAGAACATATAATTTGCCAACATTGGAAGAGGTTTATCGTCATATAAAAGAAAAAGGACATTTGATAAATGTTCCTAGTGCTAGTGAAGTAGCTAAAAGAGGTATTAGGTTAGGGGAAATGAACGCTGTTTTACTTGAAAAAATTGAAGAGCTCACTTTATATATTTTACAACAAGAGAAACGAATAAGTAAACTAGAGAGGGCATTAAAAACAAGTGGTAAAAAATAA
- a CDS encoding phenylacetate--CoA ligase family protein: protein MLNVMRKTLFWTVDFIKGSRIKTEYSEIRNILENLNSKEVKILQEYNLKKILRHAKETTMYYKNIETCDQLSNYPVIDKNVIKEHYEKFKSSMFLDKSNISAYTSGSTGTPFKIYQNQHKKYRNTADVIYFAELSGFEIGDKLFYIRHWDEYNSKTPFEAWKRNITMHPVSKLSETDVKNLLDEIQKNNSRKGIIIYASALNVIRDYILKFNLKPIRNSGVTSIIAIAEALNERTKLIVQEYFGVKVVSRYSNVENGIIAQQFLGKSNNFYINWASYFVEILKLNSDDPVEKGELGRIVVTDLFNYCMPMIRYDTGDIGMMNYEDNLDNDYPVLMRIEGRKMDMIFDANGNHISSYMVYNILKYPFIKQYQFIQIDDKKYLFKLNVEEEFHSEKDIKNEFLNLLGSNAEIEFTYVNEIPLLSSGKRKYVVNKTQKKS, encoded by the coding sequence ATGTTGAATGTAATGAGAAAAACATTGTTTTGGACTGTTGATTTTATTAAGGGTTCTCGAATAAAAACGGAGTATTCTGAAATAAGAAATATTCTTGAAAACCTCAATTCTAAAGAGGTTAAAATCTTACAAGAATATAATTTGAAAAAAATATTGAGACATGCAAAAGAAACGACAATGTATTATAAAAACATTGAAACATGTGATCAATTATCAAACTATCCCGTAATAGATAAAAATGTAATTAAGGAACATTATGAAAAATTTAAATCAAGCATGTTTTTAGATAAATCTAATATTTCAGCATATACAAGTGGATCTACCGGTACGCCTTTTAAAATATATCAGAATCAGCATAAAAAATATAGGAATACTGCCGATGTTATTTATTTTGCAGAATTGTCTGGATTTGAAATAGGTGATAAATTATTCTACATTCGACATTGGGATGAATATAATAGTAAAACTCCTTTTGAAGCTTGGAAACGAAATATTACTATGCATCCAGTTTCTAAATTGTCAGAAACGGATGTTAAAAATTTACTTGATGAAATTCAAAAAAATAATTCTAGAAAGGGAATAATAATATATGCCTCTGCATTAAATGTAATTAGAGATTACATTTTAAAATTTAATTTAAAACCAATTAGAAATTCAGGGGTAACATCTATTATAGCTATTGCAGAAGCTTTAAATGAACGAACTAAACTTATTGTTCAGGAATATTTTGGTGTAAAAGTCGTCTCGAGATATTCTAACGTGGAGAATGGTATTATAGCTCAACAATTTCTAGGTAAAAGCAATAATTTTTATATTAACTGGGCAAGTTATTTTGTTGAAATTTTAAAATTAAATAGTGATGATCCAGTTGAAAAAGGTGAATTAGGACGTATTGTTGTTACGGATCTTTTTAATTATTGTATGCCAATGATTAGGTATGACACAGGGGATATAGGAATGATGAACTATGAAGATAATCTTGATAATGACTACCCTGTTTTAATGAGAATTGAGGGGCGTAAAATGGATATGATTTTTGATGCAAATGGGAATCATATTTCGTCTTATATGGTTTATAATATTTTAAAATACCCATTTATAAAGCAATATCAATTTATACAAATTGATGATAAAAAATACCTGTTTAAGTTAAATGTAGAAGAAGAATTTCATTCCGAAAAAGATATTAAAAATGAGTTCCTTAATTTATTAGGCTCGAATGCTGAAATAGAATTTACTTATGTTAATGAAATCCCATTATTGTCTTCTGGGAAAAGAAAATATGTAGTTAATAAAACACAAAAAAAATCATAG
- the groL gene encoding chaperonin GroEL (60 kDa chaperone family; promotes refolding of misfolded polypeptides especially under stressful conditions; forms two stacked rings of heptamers to form a barrel-shaped 14mer; ends can be capped by GroES; misfolded proteins enter the barrel where they are refolded when GroES binds), with amino-acid sequence MAKDIKFDIEARDGLKRGVDALANAVKVTLGPKGRNVIIGRSFGAPVVTKDGVSVAKEIELEDALENMGAQMVKEVASKTNDLAGDGTTTATVLAQAIVKEGLKNVAAGANPMDLKRGIDKAVEAIVADLAKQTKQVGDSSEKIKQVAAISANNDDIIGDLIAMAFGKVGKEGVITVEEAKGTDTYVDVVEGMQFDRGYLSPYFVTDSEKMITELENPYILLYDKKVSTMKDLLPVLEPVAQSGKPLLIIAEDVDGEALATLVVNKLRGSLKIAAVKAPGFGDRRKAMLEDIAILTGGTVISEERGFTLENATIDMLGTTERISIDKDNTTLVNGSGDKDMIKNRVNQIKSQIESTTSDYDKEKLQERLAKLAGGVAVLYVGAASEVEMKEKKDRVDDALHATRAAVEEGIVAGGGVALVRAKAVLEAITTENLDETTGIQIVARAIESPLRTIVENAGGEGSVVVSKVLEGKENFGYDAKTETYVDMLSAGIIDPKKVTRIALENAASVAGMILTTECALIDIKEDAPAMPPMGGGGMPGMM; translated from the coding sequence ATGGCAAAAGATATAAAATTTGATATTGAAGCTCGCGACGGATTAAAACGCGGTGTAGACGCTTTAGCAAATGCAGTAAAAGTAACTTTAGGACCTAAAGGTCGTAACGTAATTATTGGTCGTTCTTTTGGAGCTCCAGTAGTAACTAAAGATGGTGTTTCTGTAGCTAAAGAAATCGAATTAGAAGACGCTTTAGAGAATATGGGCGCACAAATGGTTAAAGAAGTTGCTTCTAAAACCAACGATCTTGCTGGAGACGGTACAACAACAGCTACTGTTTTAGCACAAGCAATCGTAAAAGAGGGTCTTAAAAACGTTGCTGCCGGTGCAAATCCAATGGATTTAAAACGCGGTATCGACAAAGCTGTAGAAGCTATTGTTGCAGACCTAGCTAAACAAACAAAACAAGTTGGAGATTCTTCAGAAAAAATAAAGCAAGTTGCTGCAATTTCTGCTAACAACGACGATATTATTGGTGATTTAATTGCCATGGCTTTCGGAAAAGTTGGTAAAGAAGGTGTAATCACTGTTGAAGAAGCTAAAGGAACAGATACGTATGTAGATGTTGTTGAAGGTATGCAATTTGACCGAGGCTATTTATCGCCTTATTTCGTTACAGATAGCGAAAAAATGATAACAGAATTAGAGAATCCATACATTTTATTATACGATAAAAAAGTATCTACAATGAAGGATTTATTACCAGTTCTTGAGCCTGTTGCTCAATCTGGCAAACCTTTATTAATTATCGCTGAAGATGTAGACGGAGAAGCTTTAGCTACTTTAGTAGTTAACAAATTACGTGGATCCCTTAAAATCGCAGCTGTTAAAGCTCCAGGATTTGGAGACAGACGTAAAGCGATGTTAGAAGATATTGCTATTCTAACTGGTGGTACTGTAATTTCTGAAGAACGAGGATTTACTTTAGAAAATGCAACTATCGATATGTTAGGAACTACAGAACGTATCTCTATCGATAAAGACAACACAACACTTGTAAATGGTTCTGGAGATAAAGACATGATTAAAAATCGTGTGAATCAAATTAAATCTCAAATCGAATCTACAACTAGTGATTACGATAAAGAAAAACTTCAAGAACGTCTTGCTAAATTAGCAGGTGGAGTTGCTGTACTATATGTAGGTGCTGCAAGTGAAGTTGAAATGAAAGAGAAAAAAGACCGTGTAGATGATGCTTTACATGCTACAAGAGCAGCTGTAGAAGAGGGTATTGTTGCTGGTGGAGGTGTTGCTTTAGTTAGAGCTAAAGCAGTATTAGAAGCTATTACTACCGAAAACTTAGACGAAACAACAGGTATTCAAATTGTAGCACGTGCTATTGAATCTCCTTTAAGAACAATCGTTGAAAACGCGGGTGGAGAAGGTAGTGTTGTAGTATCTAAAGTTTTAGAAGGTAAAGAAAACTTTGGTTACGACGCTAAAACTGAAACTTATGTAGACATGCTTTCTGCAGGTATTATCGACCCTAAAAAAGTAACACGTATTGCGTTAGAAAACGCAGCATCTGTTGCCGGAATGATTCTTACTACAGAGTGTGCGTTAATCGACATTAAAGAAGATGCTCCTGCTATGCCTCCAATGGGAGGTGGCGGAATGCCAGGCATGATGTAA
- a CDS encoding co-chaperone GroES produces MSKVNITPLADRVLVEPLPAETQTASGLFIPDSAQEKQHKGIVVAVGTGKKDEPLTVKVGDKVLYGKYSGSELKLEGTEYLMMREDDIMAII; encoded by the coding sequence ATGAGTAAAGTAAACATCACACCACTTGCAGACCGCGTTCTAGTTGAACCACTTCCTGCAGAAACTCAAACAGCTTCAGGATTATTTATTCCAGATTCTGCACAAGAAAAACAACATAAAGGTATTGTTGTTGCTGTTGGTACGGGTAAAAAAGATGAACCACTTACCGTAAAAGTTGGCGACAAAGTACTTTATGGAAAATACTCAGGTTCAGAATTAAAATTAGAAGGCACAGAATACCTAATGATGCGTGAAGACGACATTATGGCTATTATCTAA
- the secG gene encoding preprotein translocase subunit SecG, producing the protein MSTFTIFLFLIIVVAFLLIVVIMVQNPKGGGLSSSFGGGGSQQIGGVKKTTDFLDKSTWTLAGLMLVLILLSNVAINRGSSTMESKALDTESTAQPLPAPLPAAPATTPVTPTEEAAE; encoded by the coding sequence ATGAGTACGTTTACAATATTTTTATTTCTAATCATCGTAGTCGCATTTCTATTAATCGTAGTAATAATGGTACAAAACCCTAAAGGAGGCGGATTATCTTCTTCTTTTGGAGGAGGTGGTTCTCAACAAATTGGTGGTGTAAAAAAGACCACTGACTTTTTAGATAAAAGTACCTGGACATTAGCAGGATTAATGTTAGTTTTAATCTTACTTTCTAATGTAGCAATTAACAGAGGGTCTAGTACTATGGAATCTAAAGCTTTAGACACAGAATCTACAGCGCAACCATTACCGGCACCACTTCCTGCTGCACCAGCAACAACTCCTGTTACACCAACAGAAGAAGCTGCAGAATAA
- a CDS encoding tetratricopeptide repeat protein: protein MTRTDFTHILQHPEALMADQARALKLILDEFPYFQPARALYLKALKTTESFKYNQELKTTAAYTTDRSILFDFITSEAFLQNEISQFIKQNASHLKDIDVDVEDISVNKKTSIDDVLSQHIDETEGVLDPELFQPKIAPSKLVYFPEEPIDDLDTETEASNQDHEEVTASSSETDNTEASPEAVLEIGKPLDFNNRETHSFNEWLKLTTFKPVDRSVSEPEQTPEVKPESEAVNKKLIKDEKHCPKKAKKFELIDKFISSNPKIDPKKSTSPQLNLAESNLLQPEALMTETLARIYVEQKNYKKAIQSYNILILKYPEKSGFFADRIKAIKQIQEHNKKN, encoded by the coding sequence ATGACACGCACCGATTTTACACATATACTGCAACACCCTGAAGCTTTAATGGCAGACCAAGCCAGAGCACTGAAACTTATTTTAGATGAATTTCCGTATTTCCAACCGGCACGTGCATTATATTTAAAAGCGTTAAAAACCACAGAGAGTTTTAAATACAATCAGGAATTAAAAACTACCGCGGCGTATACGACCGACCGTAGTATTTTATTTGACTTTATTACTTCGGAAGCTTTTCTGCAAAATGAAATTTCTCAGTTTATAAAACAAAACGCTTCACATTTAAAAGATATCGATGTAGATGTGGAAGACATCTCTGTCAACAAAAAAACATCTATTGATGATGTTTTAAGTCAACATATAGATGAAACCGAGGGCGTTTTAGATCCTGAATTATTTCAGCCAAAAATAGCGCCTTCAAAACTTGTGTATTTCCCAGAAGAACCTATTGATGACTTAGACACCGAAACGGAAGCTTCTAATCAAGACCATGAAGAGGTTACTGCTTCATCTTCAGAAACGGATAACACAGAAGCAAGTCCAGAAGCTGTTTTAGAAATTGGAAAACCTTTAGATTTTAATAATAGAGAAACACATTCATTTAACGAGTGGCTTAAGCTTACAACATTTAAACCTGTAGATCGCTCGGTTTCAGAACCAGAACAGACTCCCGAAGTGAAACCAGAATCGGAAGCTGTTAATAAGAAACTCATTAAAGACGAAAAACACTGCCCTAAAAAGGCAAAAAAATTCGAATTGATAGATAAATTTATTTCTAGCAATCCTAAAATCGATCCTAAAAAATCGACCAGCCCGCAATTAAATTTAGCAGAATCGAATTTGTTACAGCCCGAAGCCTTGATGACAGAGACTTTGGCACGAATTTATGTCGAGCAAAAAAATTACAAAAAAGCAATTCAATCTTATAACATATTAATTTTGAAATATCCAGAAAAAAGTGGTTTCTTTGCAGACCGAATTAAAGCAATAAAACAAATACAAGAACATAATAAGAAAAACTAA
- a CDS encoding LptE family protein, whose product MSIKHYLLLIGMSLSLAACGAYSFTGAKVNPNTKTFQVNYFQNNATLIEPGLDLDFTNALTDLLLNQTNLQLVKSNGDLVYEGEIVEYRISPTTATAENTAAQNRLTISVNVRFYNKQDEDAEFEKRFSFFYDYAGTAQLVGAQKVTAIDEVFERLTQDIFNASLAQW is encoded by the coding sequence ATGAGCATAAAACATTATCTTCTTTTAATAGGTATGTCATTAAGTCTTGCTGCTTGTGGCGCATATTCGTTTACCGGAGCTAAAGTTAATCCGAATACTAAAACCTTTCAGGTTAATTATTTCCAGAATAATGCAACCTTAATAGAACCTGGTTTAGATTTAGATTTCACCAATGCTTTAACAGATTTACTATTAAACCAAACCAATTTACAATTAGTAAAATCTAATGGCGATTTGGTTTACGAAGGTGAAATTGTAGAATATAGAATTTCGCCAACCACAGCGACCGCAGAAAATACGGCAGCCCAAAACCGGTTAACTATTTCGGTAAATGTACGCTTCTACAATAAGCAAGATGAAGATGCAGAGTTTGAAAAGCGCTTTTCGTTCTTTTACGATTACGCCGGTACCGCACAGCTTGTTGGTGCCCAAAAAGTAACTGCCATCGATGAAGTTTTTGAACGTTTAACCCAAGATATTTTCAACGCGTCTTTAGCACAATGGTAA